GTTTTAATATCTGCGCGGATTTTGGCTCATAATACAAGTACCTGTTATATGAAAGTTTGGTATGTACTTTTTTCAGCGAATCGTATTTCATATCTCGCTCCTTGCCAATTTCTTTTTATTTATATGCGGGGATTATCCGTAAGATAACTCAAAAGGCATCCTATAATTTCGACAAATTTTTCAAATCCAAATATCTTTGCCAAAGCGTATTTTGTATGATATATTAAAGACAAACATATTTTACGAAGGACAACAGAAAAAAATGAACATAGCAATGATTGCTCATGACAAAAAGAAAGATGATATTGTAATGCTGGCAATTGCTTATCAACAGGTATTAAAAAATCATACTATTTATGCCACAGGAACTACAGGAAGACTTATAGCCGAAGCAACAGGATTGAATATTAATAGATTTAAATCAGGACCTTTGGGCGGCGACCAGCAAATAGGCGCAATGGTAGCCAATAACGAAATTGACCTTGTGATTTTCTTTAGAGACCCTCTTACCGCGCAGCCTCACGAACCCGATGTTTCAGCGTTGCTTAGACTTTGCGATGTGCACAATATTCCGCTTGCTACTAATCTTGCTTCGGGCGAAATAATGATGATGGCGCTATCTCGCGGCGAAATGGATTGGCGCGAAAACGTTAGAAAATAATTACGCTTTATCTCTAAAGTGTTTTATATCATTAATATTTTTGGTATTCTCTTATAAATAATAGGTGTAGCAATTATAAGCAGTACAAGACTTAGCATATCGCCCAAAAAATACAAAGGCAGACTTAAAGCGGCAGATACTAATGCGGCTTGATCTAGATGTAGATAAAATGACATCATACTTAGCATATAAGGCGCCCCTATCAAATACACGCCCAATATGCCCACAAGACAAATCAGCAAAACCTTGAGATAATCTTTGATTTTTATTTTTGACATAAAATCTTTTTTATAAAAAATATCGCGCAAAACCCCACACAAAAACGCACAAAATATAAATCCAAGTATAAATCCAAAAGACGGCTGGAAAATATATGTAATTCCGCCACCTCTTGCAAAGACAGGCACACCAATCAAGCCCAAAAGCGCGTATATGGCTTGACTAATAGTACCCCATCTTTTGCCCAAGATAAGCCCTGCCATACACGCAAAAAAAGTTTGAAAGGTAATATCCAGCATAGGCAAAGGTATTTTTATAAATCCCCCCGTACATGTAAGCGCACACATCAAAGCTGTAGAAGCGATTTTGAAGTTTGTTAAATTTTGTTTTTTGGGCTTATTTGTTTGTGTATTGTCTGGATTTTTGATAATATCTTGAGGTTGATTTTTCATATATAAAATTATATTATATTTTCATGTTAATTGTAAACTGTTTTGTCAATAAAGTTTACAATTAAGCCTGAATTAATAGATAATCCAAAAATGTTCAATAATTTGACGTAATATGATATAATTATATAATAAAATATATTAATTTTAGACGGATGGACATGGAAACAGATAGCAGCAAATTAAATTCTTTGATTTTGTTATTTGTATTTGACAAAATGGATGTGCCCTTGACTGAGAGCACAGTCTTAGAGATGTGCTGCAGCCGAAATAACTGGATAAACTATATGGAATGCAAGCAGGCTTTTGATATATTGATAAAGAACAACTTTATCAATATGACCTCATCGTCAAAAGGTCCTGTAAGCACATCTGGAGTACCTACCATAGAGAGTTCATATTCTCTTACGGTTGACGGCCGCATGTGCTTGTCGCATTTGTTTTATTATATACCCGCATCTTTGCGCGCCGAAATAGTGGATTATGTGACCGAAAACCGCATGCATTATCGAAGAAGACAGGAATATTCTCGGGACTATTTTATGAACGAAGACGGAACGCATACCGTCGTTTTGGGCATAAAAGATCCCACCAAGCAGCTGTTAGAAATCAGAATGAACGTGGACTCGCGCGCAACAGCAAAGTCAATCTGCAACAAATGGGACGAAAAAGCCTCTCAAATCTACGCCAGCTTGTATGAACTGCTGGATGAGTAAAAAGTTGTGAATTTTGTTCTATAAAATAAAAAGTTATTAGAAATTGATCCCCTTAATTTTTTGTATTTCTTTAACGTTGTAATTATAATGTTGCTTGCTAACTTTTGATTATTAATTATTAACTATAAAATTAAAAATTTCATATATCTATAGTTTTAGATCAATTTTCAAATTAATGAAATTGCGATAAATAAAAAAAGCGTTAGATTAGATCTAACGCTTTTTATCTTGATTTTTAAAAACAACTAATTACTCTATCAGACTATCTTTGGTTACTTCCATATATGTACATATATCAGGATCTTCAATTTCCAAAAAGTCTGGTCTAAGAGCTTTTTTGAAACCAAGGCTGTTATACAATCTTAACGCAGCAAGATTTTTGTTGTTTGGCTCCACATAAGCACGTGTTGCAAGATTGCTATCAAAAAGTTCTTTTAATGCAAACTTTAGCACATACCGTGCTATTCCTTTACCCTGCGCTTTAGGCAACAGCTTGATATCCATGCAAGCCAAACCATCTTGCAAAACTTCATAATAGGTTTCACCGCAATAGCCAAGAGTTTCTTCGTATATGCTGTAATGCTTTCTCAATGGTTTATTTTCATCAACGCTTTTTAACCAATCTTCCAGTTCGGGCATTGTTATACCCAAACCGTTGGGAAAACCTACATAAAACATAACCTTGCCGTTATTCCAGAGCGACATAATGTTTTCTAAGTCGCTATGGGTTGTTTCTTTTACTGTAATATTCAAAATATCCTCCTTTCATTT
Above is a window of Clostridia bacterium DNA encoding:
- a CDS encoding GNAT family N-acetyltransferase; amino-acid sequence: MNITVKETTHSDLENIMSLWNNGKVMFYVGFPNGLGITMPELEDWLKSVDENKPLRKHYSIYEETLGYCGETYYEVLQDGLACMDIKLLPKAQGKGIARYVLKFALKELFDSNLATRAYVEPNNKNLAALRLYNSLGFKKALRPDFLEIEDPDICTYMEVTKDSLIE
- a CDS encoding biotin transporter BioY — its product is MKNQPQDIIKNPDNTQTNKPKKQNLTNFKIASTALMCALTCTGGFIKIPLPMLDITFQTFFACMAGLILGKRWGTISQAIYALLGLIGVPVFARGGGITYIFQPSFGFILGFIFCAFLCGVLRDIFYKKDFMSKIKIKDYLKVLLICLVGILGVYLIGAPYMLSMMSFYLHLDQAALVSAALSLPLYFLGDMLSLVLLIIATPIIYKRIPKILMI
- a CDS encoding DUF4364 family protein encodes the protein METDSSKLNSLILLFVFDKMDVPLTESTVLEMCCSRNNWINYMECKQAFDILIKNNFINMTSSSKGPVSTSGVPTIESSYSLTVDGRMCLSHLFYYIPASLRAEIVDYVTENRMHYRRRQEYSRDYFMNEDGTHTVVLGIKDPTKQLLEIRMNVDSRATAKSICNKWDEKASQIYASLYELLDE
- a CDS encoding methylglyoxal synthase, which encodes MNIAMIAHDKKKDDIVMLAIAYQQVLKNHTIYATGTTGRLIAEATGLNINRFKSGPLGGDQQIGAMVANNEIDLVIFFRDPLTAQPHEPDVSALLRLCDVHNIPLATNLASGEIMMMALSRGEMDWRENVRK